Proteins encoded in a region of the Marinococcus sp. PL1-022 genome:
- the dnaG gene encoding DNA primase, translating to MAAFIPEEKVAEVREKTDIVEVINDYVQLKKQGRHYLGLCPFHGENTPSFSVSPERQLYHCFGCGAGGNAITFLMEHDGLTFVEAIQSLAAKTGTELPELEDQYPGEREQHQAKKDAHQMAAKFYHHLLMNTEQGKEAYDYLTARGISEEIIEEFQLGYAPERNNMLVQLLEKRDYDLEEMEEAGLIFRQESSWQWNDRFRGRVMFPIHNQRGQIIAFGGRALGEGAPKYLNSPETPIFLKHETLYSFSKARQAIRKQDEAVLFEGYMDVIAAWKAGVKNGVAGLGTAFSKRQAEQIRKATDKAVIAYDGDNAGRTAAWKTGDILEKQDIDVRVAQFPADMDPDDYIQAYGAEAFNAQLSERAVPFMSFKVQELRKNKNLQNEGDRLVYIEEVLRETSMISSAVEREFYMKQLAEEFDLSMDALREEERKVQKKEKREQAAKAPSSEQTGKRWRSGALPKKQVSMRSAYENAERTLLAFMLQNREVAEEVKERIGGEFNIDAHTALAAYLYAYYDDDHEPDVSRFMEYVEEQELVNLVSELMHLDIPTEISDNEMSDYVEQIKIRPKREELLQRQKQLKDAERNGDSDTNQRQLLTRIMELMMQLKKN from the coding sequence GTGGCAGCGTTTATTCCAGAAGAAAAAGTTGCTGAGGTTCGGGAAAAGACAGATATTGTTGAAGTCATCAATGATTACGTACAGCTGAAAAAACAGGGCAGGCATTATCTTGGCCTGTGTCCTTTTCATGGGGAGAACACCCCGTCATTTTCTGTTTCACCGGAGCGGCAGCTGTATCACTGTTTTGGCTGCGGTGCAGGCGGCAATGCCATAACTTTTTTGATGGAGCACGACGGCCTGACATTTGTGGAAGCCATCCAGTCTCTTGCAGCCAAAACGGGTACAGAGCTGCCCGAGCTCGAAGATCAATACCCAGGCGAACGGGAACAGCACCAGGCCAAAAAGGATGCGCATCAAATGGCGGCCAAGTTTTATCATCATCTGCTGATGAATACGGAGCAGGGAAAAGAGGCGTATGATTATTTAACGGCCCGGGGCATTAGCGAAGAGATTATTGAAGAATTCCAGCTCGGCTATGCACCGGAGCGAAACAATATGCTTGTGCAGCTGCTTGAAAAAAGGGATTACGACCTTGAAGAAATGGAAGAGGCAGGGCTGATTTTCCGCCAGGAATCCAGCTGGCAGTGGAATGACCGTTTTCGCGGGCGGGTGATGTTTCCTATTCATAATCAGCGCGGTCAGATTATTGCCTTTGGCGGCCGCGCGCTTGGGGAAGGTGCGCCGAAATACTTAAACAGCCCGGAAACGCCCATCTTTTTAAAGCATGAAACGCTCTACTCGTTTTCCAAAGCCCGCCAGGCGATCCGCAAACAGGATGAAGCTGTCCTGTTCGAAGGCTATATGGATGTTATTGCTGCGTGGAAAGCAGGGGTGAAAAACGGGGTTGCGGGTCTTGGCACGGCTTTTTCTAAGCGGCAGGCCGAACAGATCCGAAAAGCAACAGACAAAGCGGTAATTGCTTATGACGGGGACAATGCCGGACGGACAGCAGCGTGGAAAACCGGAGATATTCTTGAAAAGCAGGACATCGATGTACGGGTGGCACAATTTCCGGCGGATATGGACCCGGACGACTATATTCAGGCTTACGGGGCAGAAGCATTTAATGCACAGCTGTCGGAGCGTGCAGTTCCTTTTATGTCCTTTAAAGTTCAGGAGCTGCGTAAAAATAAAAACCTTCAAAATGAAGGAGACCGCCTTGTCTATATCGAAGAAGTACTCCGGGAAACATCCATGATCAGCAGTGCTGTAGAACGTGAATTTTATATGAAGCAGCTGGCAGAAGAATTTGACCTGTCGATGGACGCTCTTCGGGAAGAAGAACGCAAGGTACAAAAAAAGGAAAAACGGGAACAGGCAGCTAAGGCTCCTTCGTCTGAGCAAACGGGAAAACGTTGGCGGAGCGGAGCGCTTCCAAAAAAGCAGGTGTCGATGCGCTCAGCCTATGAAAATGCTGAACGGACGCTCCTTGCGTTTATGCTTCAGAACCGGGAAGTGGCTGAGGAGGTCAAAGAGCGTATTGGCGGAGAATTTAACATTGATGCCCATACAGCGCTCGCAGCATATTTATATGCTTATTATGATGACGACCATGAGCCTGATGTAAGCCGGTTCATGGAATACGTCGAGGAGCAGGAGCTTGTAAACCTGGTATCGGAGCTGATGCACCTTGACATTCCAACAGAAATATCAGATAATGAAATGTCTGACTATGTTGAACAGATTAAAATTCGACCAAAACGGGAAGAATTACTGCAAAGGCAGAAACAGCTTAAAGACGCTGAAAGAAATGGTGATTCGGATACAAATCAGCGACAGTTGCTGACAAGAATCATGGAATTGATGATGCAGCTGAAGAAAAACTAG
- the era gene encoding GTPase Era, which yields MSEEYHSGFAALIGRPNAGKSTLMNQVLGQKIAIMSDKAQTTRNKIQGVYTTEDSQIVFIDTPGIHKPKHKLGDFMVRAALQTLNDVDIILYLIDASESYGPGEEYIIEKLKRTDTPVFLIVNKIDKVHPDELLKVIASYSERYNFAEVVPVSALNGNNVTTLLEELTKYLEEGPQFYPEDQVTDHPERFIVSELIREKALQLTREEVPHSLAVVIDEMKERENGAVYVAATIVVERPTQKGIIIGKQGSMLKEIGQRARADIESMLGSKVFVELWVKVEKDWRNSAYLLRENGYREDEY from the coding sequence ATGAGTGAAGAGTATCATTCCGGTTTTGCCGCCCTAATCGGGCGGCCCAATGCGGGAAAGTCCACATTAATGAATCAGGTGCTTGGCCAAAAGATTGCGATCATGAGTGATAAAGCACAGACAACAAGAAATAAAATCCAGGGAGTCTACACGACAGAAGATTCCCAGATTGTTTTTATCGATACTCCGGGCATTCATAAACCAAAGCACAAGCTGGGCGATTTTATGGTTCGTGCTGCTCTGCAGACACTGAACGATGTTGATATTATTTTATACCTGATCGATGCGTCAGAATCATATGGCCCCGGTGAGGAATATATTATTGAAAAACTGAAGCGGACAGACACGCCGGTATTTTTAATCGTTAATAAAATCGATAAAGTCCATCCGGACGAGTTGCTCAAGGTGATTGCAAGCTATTCCGAACGGTATAATTTTGCCGAGGTCGTGCCAGTTTCTGCGTTGAACGGAAATAACGTGACGACGCTTCTCGAAGAACTTACCAAATATCTCGAGGAGGGACCGCAGTTTTATCCGGAAGATCAGGTCACCGATCACCCGGAACGGTTTATCGTGAGTGAACTGATCCGCGAAAAAGCCCTGCAGCTGACTCGCGAAGAAGTTCCGCATTCGCTCGCCGTCGTTATCGATGAAATGAAGGAACGGGAAAACGGTGCGGTGTATGTGGCAGCTACTATTGTTGTTGAACGCCCGACTCAAAAAGGCATTATTATCGGCAAGCAGGGGTCGATGCTCAAGGAAATCGGGCAGCGGGCCCGGGCAGATATTGAGTCAATGCTTGGCTCAAAGGTGTTTGTAGAGCTTTGGGTGAAGGTGGAAAAAGACTGGAGAAACAGTGCGTATCTGCTTCGGGAGAACGGATATCGCGAGGATGAATATTAA
- a CDS encoding cytidine deaminase, which translates to MENELLERAKQAREQAYVPYSNFPVGAVFVGEDGEWYEGCNIENSSYGLSNCAERTAVFSALRTGMRSGKMVAVIADTKGPVAPCGACRQVLSEFLPKDARIVLGNLQGDMKVTTMEELLPGAFGPEDL; encoded by the coding sequence ATAGAAAACGAACTGCTTGAACGGGCTAAACAGGCGAGAGAACAAGCGTACGTCCCGTATTCCAACTTTCCGGTAGGAGCGGTCTTTGTAGGAGAGGACGGTGAGTGGTACGAAGGATGTAATATTGAGAACTCCTCGTATGGGTTAAGCAACTGTGCAGAACGGACAGCCGTATTCAGTGCGCTGCGTACAGGCATGCGAAGCGGAAAAATGGTAGCTGTCATCGCCGATACGAAAGGACCGGTCGCTCCGTGCGGCGCCTGCCGGCAGGTGCTTTCTGAGTTTCTGCCGAAGGACGCCCGGATTGTATTGGGCAACCTGCAGGGGGACATGAAAGTAACGACGATGGAAGAGCTGCTCCCGGGAGCATTCGGCCCGGAGGATTTATAG
- a CDS encoding helix-turn-helix transcriptional regulator, producing MELTERQETILQIVKDNGPITGEHIADRLSLTRATLRPDLAILTMSGFLEARPRVGYYYTGKTDTEELNNQLQKLTVKHYQSIAVVVSESDSVYDAICTMFLEDVGTLFVVDKQSHLAGVLSRKDLLRASLGRQDTEAIPVSIIMTRMPNITICKKEDLVVYAATKLIERQIDALPVVKDAGGGKYEVVGRITKTNITKVLVDLANNQLF from the coding sequence ATCGAATTAACAGAGCGTCAGGAAACCATCCTGCAGATTGTTAAAGACAACGGGCCGATCACCGGGGAGCACATTGCAGACAGACTTTCACTGACGAGAGCCACTCTGCGCCCGGATCTGGCCATTCTCACAATGTCAGGATTTTTAGAAGCAAGACCGAGAGTAGGATATTATTATACCGGAAAAACGGATACCGAAGAGCTGAATAATCAGCTGCAGAAGTTAACGGTCAAACATTACCAGTCGATCGCAGTGGTCGTCTCTGAATCGGACAGTGTGTACGATGCCATCTGCACCATGTTTCTTGAAGATGTCGGTACTCTCTTTGTGGTGGATAAACAAAGCCACCTGGCCGGCGTCCTTTCAAGAAAAGATCTGCTGCGGGCGAGCCTCGGCCGCCAGGATACCGAAGCAATCCCTGTAAGTATTATTATGACAAGGATGCCTAACATCACGATCTGCAAAAAAGAGGATCTGGTTGTTTATGCAGCGACCAAGCTGATCGAGCGTCAGATTGACGCGCTGCCGGTAGTGAAAGACGCCGGCGGTGGAAAGTATGAGGTGGTCGGCAGGATCACGAAAACGAATATAACGAAAGTATTGGTGGATCTGGCCAATAACCAATTATTTTAA
- the glyQ gene encoding glycine--tRNA ligase subunit alpha — protein MNIQEMILTLQNYWADQNCIIMQAYDVEKGAGTMNPMTFLRSIGPEPWNAAYVEPSRRPGDGRYGENPNRLYQHHQFQVVMKPSPDNIQELYLKSLEAIGIDPLAHDIRFVEDNWEAPTLSAWGLGWEVWIDGMEITQFTYFQHVGGMDAHPVTAEITYGIERLASYIQDKENVFDLEWVQGVSYGDMFLQAEYEHSKYSFEIADKELLLNQFAASEKEAERAIEEKLVLPAYDHVLKCSHLFNLLDARGAISVTERTGYIARVRNLARKCGKAYYEEREKLGFPLQKQEAMNYGS, from the coding sequence ATGAATATACAGGAAATGATTTTAACATTGCAGAACTACTGGGCTGATCAGAATTGTATTATTATGCAGGCCTACGACGTGGAAAAGGGAGCGGGCACGATGAACCCGATGACGTTTCTGCGCAGCATCGGGCCAGAGCCGTGGAACGCAGCATATGTAGAGCCGTCGAGGCGGCCGGGGGACGGACGCTACGGGGAGAACCCGAACCGTTTGTATCAGCACCATCAGTTTCAGGTAGTTATGAAGCCGTCGCCGGACAACATCCAGGAGCTTTATTTAAAAAGCCTGGAAGCGATCGGCATTGACCCGCTTGCCCACGACATCCGCTTTGTGGAGGACAATTGGGAAGCTCCGACGCTGAGTGCCTGGGGCCTCGGATGGGAAGTCTGGATTGACGGCATGGAAATCACCCAGTTCACATATTTCCAGCACGTCGGCGGCATGGACGCCCACCCGGTGACAGCTGAGATTACATACGGCATCGAACGGCTGGCGTCGTATATTCAGGATAAAGAAAATGTGTTTGACCTGGAATGGGTGCAGGGCGTTTCGTACGGCGATATGTTTTTACAGGCGGAATACGAGCATTCGAAGTATTCCTTTGAAATTGCGGATAAAGAGCTGCTGTTGAATCAGTTTGCCGCAAGCGAAAAGGAAGCAGAGCGGGCCATTGAAGAAAAGCTCGTGCTGCCTGCCTACGATCACGTGTTAAAATGCTCGCATTTGTTTAATCTGCTCGATGCCCGCGGGGCGATTTCAGTGACGGAGAGAACCGGATATATTGCGCGGGTGCGCAATCTGGCAAGAAAGTGCGGGAAGGCGTATTACGAAGAACGGGAAAAACTAGGATTTCCGCTACAGAAGCAGGAGGCGATGAATTATGGCAGCTAA
- the glyS gene encoding glycine--tRNA ligase subunit beta codes for MAANHFLLEIGVEEMPARFVEGAVKQLKEKTETWLREQRLSYSAVHMFSTPRRLALRVEDLADYQEDMVEEARGPAKKLALTDDGEWSKAALGFARGQQVEAQELYFKEVKGTEYVFVEKEHKGRPTSEMLQEMKAIITSLTFPKNMRWGSHELRFVRPIQWLVALYGETVIPFTITDRTAGNISYGHRFLGNAITIHKPETYEQQLKEEYVIADASERTELIRSQIEEIEAENSWHIPIDQGLLAEVNQLVEYPTALHGSFDEAYLDIPREVLVTSMKEHQRYFPVENDEGSLLSYFITVRNGNARHLDQVRKGNEKVLRARLADAQFFYDEDRKISPDEAVEKLNHVIYQENLGTVGEKVMRVEAVSTRLAEYLQLDSAKVQNVKRAAHISKFDLVTLMVDEFTELQGIMGREYARMAGENTEVAEAIAEHYKPKSAGDTPAENVEGAVISVVDKMDTIVSSFGVGMVPTGSQDPHGLRRQAAGIVQTITGHRFPLTIQQLIALVMDEINERSLLQREEADVLKDLEEFFTQRVRQKLHDEGIRHDIADAVLLHLGERIDVVTEKAVFIQARAEEADFKETVEALSRVTNIAKNTDSGSDIQTELFQAEEERELYEKSKTLNQQLDETLVQADVAGAYQALQVVTPAINAYFDHVMVMAEDEQVKQNRLQQMALLSREIERFARFRSIVFSS; via the coding sequence ATGGCAGCTAATCACTTTTTACTTGAAATCGGCGTGGAAGAAATGCCTGCCCGTTTTGTGGAGGGGGCAGTCAAGCAGCTGAAGGAAAAAACGGAAACCTGGCTGCGGGAGCAGCGCTTAAGCTATAGTGCCGTTCATATGTTTTCCACTCCGAGACGGCTTGCACTCCGGGTGGAGGATCTGGCTGATTATCAGGAGGATATGGTGGAGGAGGCCCGCGGCCCGGCTAAAAAGCTCGCTCTCACAGACGACGGGGAATGGAGCAAGGCGGCTTTAGGCTTTGCCAGAGGCCAGCAGGTCGAGGCCCAGGAGTTGTACTTTAAAGAGGTGAAAGGCACCGAGTACGTGTTTGTGGAAAAAGAACACAAGGGCCGGCCGACTTCAGAAATGCTCCAGGAGATGAAAGCAATTATTACATCGCTCACTTTTCCGAAAAACATGCGTTGGGGAAGTCACGAGCTTCGCTTTGTGCGACCGATCCAATGGCTTGTGGCATTGTACGGAGAAACAGTGATCCCCTTTACGATTACAGACCGGACAGCCGGAAATATTTCCTATGGACACCGGTTTTTGGGAAATGCCATTACGATTCATAAGCCGGAAACGTATGAGCAGCAGCTGAAAGAGGAGTATGTGATTGCAGATGCTTCTGAAAGAACTGAACTGATTCGCAGCCAGATTGAAGAGATTGAAGCAGAGAACAGCTGGCATATTCCGATTGACCAGGGGCTGCTTGCTGAAGTGAATCAGCTCGTGGAATACCCAACCGCGCTGCATGGATCATTTGATGAAGCGTATTTGGACATTCCGCGGGAGGTGCTTGTTACCTCGATGAAAGAACACCAGCGGTATTTCCCGGTGGAAAATGACGAAGGCAGTCTTCTTTCGTATTTTATTACAGTACGTAACGGTAATGCTCGGCACCTTGACCAGGTGCGAAAAGGGAATGAGAAGGTGCTTCGTGCCCGTCTGGCGGATGCCCAGTTTTTCTATGACGAAGACCGGAAAATATCGCCGGACGAAGCAGTAGAAAAATTAAATCACGTTATTTATCAGGAAAACCTCGGCACAGTCGGTGAAAAGGTAATGCGGGTGGAGGCTGTCAGCACCCGGCTTGCAGAATATCTGCAGCTCGACAGTGCGAAGGTGCAAAATGTTAAGCGAGCTGCTCACATTTCCAAATTCGACCTCGTGACATTAATGGTGGACGAATTCACCGAGCTCCAGGGAATTATGGGAAGAGAATATGCCCGGATGGCAGGAGAAAACACCGAAGTTGCCGAAGCTATTGCAGAACATTATAAACCAAAGTCCGCCGGGGATACTCCTGCGGAAAATGTTGAGGGCGCGGTTATCAGCGTAGTGGATAAAATGGACACTATTGTTTCGAGCTTTGGTGTAGGTATGGTTCCTACCGGATCGCAGGACCCTCACGGATTGAGAAGACAGGCAGCAGGTATTGTTCAGACAATCACCGGGCATCGGTTCCCGCTGACTATTCAGCAGCTGATCGCTCTGGTGATGGATGAAATCAACGAGCGTTCACTTCTTCAGCGGGAAGAAGCGGATGTCCTGAAGGACCTCGAAGAATTCTTTACCCAGCGTGTCCGCCAAAAGCTGCATGATGAAGGTATTCGTCATGATATCGCGGATGCCGTGCTGCTTCACCTTGGAGAAAGAATTGACGTAGTGACAGAAAAAGCTGTATTTATTCAGGCACGTGCCGAGGAAGCAGACTTTAAAGAAACGGTGGAGGCACTCAGCCGGGTGACCAATATCGCAAAAAACACAGACAGTGGTTCGGATATTCAGACAGAGCTTTTCCAGGCTGAAGAGGAAAGAGAGCTTTACGAAAAAAGCAAAACCTTGAATCAGCAGCTCGATGAAACGCTGGTGCAGGCGGATGTTGCCGGTGCGTACCAAGCGCTTCAGGTAGTTACGCCGGCTATCAATGCCTACTTTGATCATGTCATGGTCATGGCTGAGGACGAGCAGGTAAAGCAGAACAGGCTGCAGCAGATGGCACTGTTATCCAGGGAAATTGAACGGTTCGCCCGCTTTCGGAGCATTGTTTTTTCATCGTAA
- the rpoD gene encoding RNA polymerase sigma factor RpoD, whose protein sequence is MAEKPSRPLAEGEMSVDQVKEQLLETGKKRGTLTYAEITEKLSSYDQDSEQMDEFFEYLGEQGVDIINEGEEVPSMEQVEKEDTLDLNDLSVPPGIKINDPVRMYLKEIGRVPLLSAEEEINLATKIEEGDEEAKRRLAEANLRLVVSIAKRYVGRGMLFLDLIQEGNMGLIKAVEKFDHSKGFKFSTYATWWIRQAITRAIADQARTIRIPVHMVETINKLIRVQRQLLQDLGREPLPEEVAKEMDLTPDKVREILKIAQEPVSLETPIGEEDDSHLGDFIEDQEAMAPSDAAAYELLKEQLEDVLDTLTDREENVLRLRFGLDDGRTRTLEEVGKVFGVTRERIRQIEAKALRKLRHPSRSKRLKDFMD, encoded by the coding sequence ATGGCGGAAAAACCAAGCCGTCCGCTGGCGGAAGGTGAAATGTCGGTCGATCAGGTAAAAGAACAATTGCTCGAAACGGGCAAAAAGCGTGGAACGTTAACGTATGCAGAAATAACAGAAAAACTCTCCAGTTACGACCAGGATTCTGAGCAAATGGATGAGTTTTTTGAATACCTTGGTGAACAAGGCGTTGATATTATCAACGAGGGTGAAGAAGTTCCAAGCATGGAACAGGTGGAAAAAGAAGACACCCTTGATTTGAATGATTTAAGCGTCCCTCCAGGCATTAAAATTAACGATCCAGTCCGGATGTATTTAAAAGAAATCGGCCGTGTGCCACTTCTTTCTGCGGAAGAAGAAATTAATCTTGCCACCAAAATTGAAGAGGGCGACGAAGAAGCAAAACGCCGTCTTGCAGAGGCCAACCTCCGTCTGGTTGTTTCGATCGCAAAACGTTATGTCGGGCGCGGTATGCTTTTCCTCGATTTAATTCAGGAAGGCAACATGGGTCTTATCAAAGCGGTGGAAAAGTTTGACCACAGCAAAGGGTTCAAATTCAGTACGTATGCTACGTGGTGGATCCGTCAGGCAATCACCCGTGCTATTGCCGACCAGGCGAGAACAATCCGTATTCCGGTGCACATGGTGGAAACGATCAACAAGCTGATCCGCGTGCAGCGTCAGCTGCTGCAGGACCTTGGCCGTGAACCGCTTCCGGAAGAAGTTGCCAAAGAAATGGACCTGACTCCGGATAAAGTAAGGGAAATTCTTAAAATTGCCCAGGAGCCGGTATCGCTCGAAACTCCTATCGGGGAAGAAGATGACTCCCATCTTGGTGACTTTATTGAAGACCAGGAAGCGATGGCGCCATCGGATGCAGCTGCCTATGAACTGCTGAAGGAGCAGCTCGAAGATGTGCTTGATACGCTGACGGACCGCGAGGAAAACGTTCTCCGTCTCCGGTTTGGCCTTGATGACGGACGCACCCGCACCCTTGAGGAAGTAGGGAAAGTGTTTGGTGTGACAAGAGAACGTATTCGTCAGATTGAAGCCAAAGCACTGAGAAAGCTTCGTCACCCGAGCCGCAGCAAGCGATTAAAGGATTTCATGGACTGA
- the recO gene encoding DNA repair protein RecO → MIQKTEGIVLRTASYGESNVVLTVYTREHGKMAMMAKGAKKPSSRLRSISQPFVYGTFVYYPGKGMRTLSQGDVTDSFRSVREDIVLTSYASYLSELLDKVTVDQERNPYLFELFWQLLRRIDEGEDAEVLIRLFEVKMTAVAGIQPVIDRCVNCGRQEGTFHFSIREAGFLCHLCWEMDPYRFRIQPKTVRLLRTFFYIDVHRIGSVSVSAETKKELKDVLNSYYDSYAGIHLKARRFLEQMEKWNVE, encoded by the coding sequence ATGATTCAGAAAACAGAAGGAATTGTTTTGCGGACTGCTTCCTACGGGGAATCCAACGTAGTGTTAACGGTGTATACAAGAGAGCACGGAAAAATGGCGATGATGGCCAAAGGGGCAAAGAAACCAAGCAGCCGCCTGCGCTCGATCTCCCAGCCCTTTGTTTACGGAACGTTTGTGTACTATCCGGGCAAAGGAATGAGAACGCTCAGCCAGGGGGATGTCACAGATTCATTCCGCAGCGTGCGTGAAGATATCGTTCTCACTTCCTACGCCTCCTATTTGTCCGAGCTTCTTGATAAAGTGACGGTGGACCAGGAACGAAATCCTTATTTATTTGAGCTGTTCTGGCAGCTTCTGCGGCGTATCGACGAAGGGGAGGACGCTGAAGTGCTCATCCGGCTCTTTGAAGTGAAAATGACTGCCGTGGCAGGCATTCAGCCTGTGATCGACCGCTGTGTGAACTGCGGCCGGCAGGAGGGCACCTTTCATTTTTCCATTCGCGAAGCGGGCTTTCTCTGTCATCTGTGCTGGGAGATGGATCCGTACCGGTTCCGCATTCAGCCGAAAACGGTGCGGCTCTTACGGACGTTTTTCTATATTGATGTGCACCGGATCGGTTCTGTTTCTGTATCAGCCGAAACGAAAAAAGAGCTGAAGGATGTCCTGAACAGCTATTATGATTCGTACGCAGGTATTCATTTAAAGGCGAGGCGTTTTTTGGAGCAGATGGAAAAGTGGAACGTCGAATGA
- a CDS encoding diacylglycerol kinase family protein, with amino-acid sequence MDYRDKSLPRRWRDGFVFAGKGIRLAFREERHMRFHVFFGLAAVLLGWLCGLALWQWTVLLLAIAGMLVLEMVNSALERLVNLVSPEWNKTAGEVKDIAAGAVLIYAVFAVIIGVMIFMPFLWEWLS; translated from the coding sequence ATGGATTACCGCGATAAATCGCTGCCCAGGCGCTGGAGGGACGGGTTTGTGTTTGCCGGAAAAGGCATCCGCCTTGCCTTTCGGGAGGAGCGTCATATGCGCTTCCATGTCTTTTTTGGCCTCGCAGCTGTCCTTCTGGGCTGGCTGTGCGGGCTCGCTTTATGGCAGTGGACCGTTCTATTGCTGGCAATTGCCGGCATGCTCGTACTCGAAATGGTCAATTCCGCGCTCGAGCGCCTTGTAAATCTGGTGTCTCCGGAATGGAATAAAACCGCGGGAGAAGTCAAGGACATTGCTGCCGGCGCGGTGCTCATTTATGCTGTATTTGCTGTTATCATCGGTGTGATGATTTTTATGCCTTTCCTATGGGAATGGCTGAGCTGA
- a CDS encoding DUF188 domain-containing protein, which translates to MAKKEATVYVDADACPHKETIDTWGTDKSVRVVFVASSAHVSNKLYEAETVMVENEPEAADMYIWNHVSAGDLVIADDHGLAAIALEKGAAVLSFRGKRWKKGDEEWLLAGRYAGVLAKQGKHRVKGPKAISLEERQRFFEGLEIFEAGGSESNW; encoded by the coding sequence ATGGCAAAAAAGGAAGCCACAGTGTATGTGGACGCGGACGCATGCCCGCACAAAGAAACGATCGACACGTGGGGGACAGACAAAAGCGTGCGGGTCGTTTTTGTAGCGAGCAGCGCCCACGTTTCAAATAAACTGTATGAAGCAGAAACCGTGATGGTGGAAAATGAACCCGAAGCGGCGGATATGTATATTTGGAACCATGTTTCTGCCGGTGATCTGGTCATCGCCGATGATCATGGCCTGGCAGCTATTGCTCTGGAAAAAGGAGCAGCGGTTCTTTCTTTCCGGGGAAAGCGCTGGAAAAAAGGCGACGAGGAGTGGCTGCTTGCCGGCCGGTATGCCGGCGTGCTGGCCAAACAGGGAAAGCACAGAGTTAAAGGCCCTAAAGCAATATCACTTGAAGAGCGCCAGCGTTTTTTTGAGGGCCTGGAGATTTTTGAAGCAGGCGGCAGTGAGTCCAATTGGTAA
- a CDS encoding pyruvate, water dikinase regulatory protein yields the protein MTTKQERPVVYVVSDSVGETAELVVKAAASQFGEDGMEVRRIPYVEDEGTVEEVIQLAKEAKAMIAFTLVIPEINQYLREHAEEAGVDSVDIMGPVLDKMVTLTNQQPRYEPGLVYRLDEDYFRKVEAIEFAVKYDDGRDPRGIVRADIVLIGVSRTSKTPLSQYLAHKRLKVANVPLVPEVDPPEELFNIPSEKCIGLRISADKLNRIRSERLKALGLRPEANYASMERIQEELDYSEELMNKIGCTVIDVSNKAVEETANIISNMFQQR from the coding sequence ATGACCACAAAACAAGAGCGCCCAGTAGTATACGTAGTGTCCGATTCGGTAGGAGAAACAGCTGAACTGGTAGTAAAAGCCGCTGCGAGTCAGTTTGGGGAGGACGGGATGGAAGTACGCCGTATTCCGTACGTTGAAGATGAGGGCACGGTCGAAGAGGTCATTCAGCTCGCCAAGGAAGCCAAGGCAATGATTGCGTTCACGCTGGTAATCCCCGAAATCAATCAGTATCTCCGGGAGCATGCGGAAGAGGCAGGTGTGGATTCCGTTGACATTATGGGACCTGTACTCGATAAAATGGTGACGCTCACGAACCAGCAGCCAAGATATGAGCCTGGTCTTGTGTACCGCCTTGATGAAGATTATTTCCGTAAGGTGGAGGCGATCGAATTTGCGGTTAAATACGATGACGGCCGTGACCCTAGAGGCATTGTCCGGGCGGACATTGTGCTGATCGGTGTCTCGCGAACCTCGAAAACACCTCTTTCCCAGTACCTGGCCCATAAGCGTCTGAAGGTGGCAAACGTGCCGCTCGTGCCGGAAGTGGACCCGCCGGAGGAATTGTTTAATATTCCGAGTGAGAAATGCATCGGGCTTCGGATCAGCGCCGATAAATTAAACCGGATCCGTTCCGAGCGGCTGAAGGCGCTTGGGCTGAGGCCGGAAGCAAACTATGCGAGTATGGAGCGTATCCAGGAAGAGCTCGACTACTCGGAAGAGCTGATGAATAAAATTGGCTGTACGGTGATTGATGTGTCCAATAAAGCTGTTGAGGAAACAGCCAATATTATCTCCAATATGTTTCAGCAGCGCTAG